A single window of Hymenobacter sp. APR13 DNA harbors:
- a CDS encoding tetratricopeptide repeat protein: MPDLRPYLDELERFADGQMSESEQEAFELRLEQDEQLSTAYERYERFTADLRWVAGHETLRHRLAGLDKRLDQRQHALQRVQRRRRRQQVRWGVAGGVLLLLLGVGLWLLLRPHAISAEEAWTRYYTPDPGLTEAAAQRVGNPFLREAMQQYRDGHYPAALHSLRRISQNSLGPDTLLYYTGVTLLRQDEATAARPYLLRASRQPGSALAGKAQYQLGMAQWRTGQLPQARTTLQAVAQDPRNPHRLDAKAVLQANVLNDK; encoded by the coding sequence ATGCCTGATCTGCGCCCCTACCTCGATGAGCTGGAACGCTTTGCCGATGGGCAGATGTCGGAGAGCGAGCAGGAAGCCTTTGAGCTGCGCCTGGAGCAGGACGAGCAGCTCAGCACGGCCTACGAGCGCTACGAGCGGTTTACGGCCGACCTGCGCTGGGTGGCCGGCCACGAAACCCTGCGTCACCGCCTCGCCGGCCTCGACAAACGCCTCGACCAGCGCCAGCACGCGCTGCAGCGTGTGCAGCGCCGCCGCCGGCGCCAGCAGGTGCGCTGGGGCGTGGCCGGCGGCGTGCTGCTGCTACTGCTGGGCGTAGGGCTGTGGCTGCTGCTGCGCCCGCACGCCATCAGCGCCGAGGAGGCGTGGACCCGCTACTACACGCCCGACCCGGGCCTGACGGAAGCCGCCGCCCAGCGCGTCGGCAACCCGTTTCTGCGCGAAGCCATGCAGCAGTACCGCGACGGCCACTATCCCGCCGCGCTGCACTCGCTGCGCCGCATCTCCCAAAACAGCCTCGGCCCCGACACCCTGCTCTACTACACCGGCGTGACGCTGCTGCGCCAGGATGAGGCCACCGCTGCCCGCCCCTACCTGCTGCGGGCCAGCCGGCAGCCGGGCTCGGCGCTGGCCGGCAAGGCGCAGTATCAGCTGGGTATGGCGCAGTGGCGCACCGGCCAGCTGCCGCAGGCCCGCACTACGCTGCAGGCCGTAGCCCAGGACCCCCGCAACCCCCACCGACTCGATGCCAAAGCCGTGCTGCAGGCCAACGTGCTGAACGACAAGTAA
- a CDS encoding TIGR04283 family arsenosugar biosynthesis glycosyltransferase: MTPAPVAATGPALISIIIPTYKEAGHIGPLLRHLHEAAGPDTALELLVVDGHSPDATAAEAAAAGAQVLLCPRKGRAAQLNFGAAAATGSILYFLHADTYPPAGFTAHIRAAVAGGAGCGGYRLRFDHPSRFLALNAWFTRFPQEVFRFGDQSLFVRRDVFEKAGGYREDMVVFEDQEITRRLRRVAPLRVLPHYIVTSARKYRENGVWRLQGIYYLITAMYRLGMSQQRMVQVYRKLIRQDKV; the protein is encoded by the coding sequence ATGACTCCTGCTCCTGTTGCGGCAACCGGGCCGGCGCTTATCAGTATCATCATTCCTACCTACAAGGAAGCCGGCCACATCGGGCCGCTACTGCGCCACCTGCACGAAGCCGCCGGACCCGATACAGCGCTGGAGCTGCTGGTAGTAGACGGCCACAGCCCCGATGCCACGGCTGCCGAAGCCGCCGCCGCCGGGGCCCAGGTGCTGCTGTGCCCGCGCAAGGGCCGGGCCGCCCAGCTGAACTTCGGGGCCGCGGCTGCCACCGGCAGCATCCTGTACTTTCTGCACGCTGACACCTACCCGCCGGCCGGCTTCACCGCACACATCCGGGCGGCGGTGGCGGGGGGCGCGGGCTGCGGCGGCTACCGCCTGCGCTTCGATCATCCCAGCCGCTTTCTGGCCCTGAACGCCTGGTTCACCCGTTTCCCGCAGGAGGTCTTCCGCTTCGGCGACCAAAGCCTGTTCGTGCGGCGCGACGTATTCGAGAAGGCCGGTGGCTACCGCGAGGATATGGTGGTGTTTGAGGATCAGGAAATTACGCGCCGCCTGCGCCGGGTGGCGCCGCTGCGGGTGCTGCCGCACTACATCGTCACGTCGGCCCGCAAGTACCGCGAAAACGGCGTGTGGCGGCTGCAGGGCATCTACTACCTCATCACGGCCATGTACCGCCTCGGCATGTCGCAGCAGCGCATGGTGCAGGTATACCGGAAGTTGATCCGGCAGGATAAGGTGTGA
- a CDS encoding T9SS type A sorting domain-containing protein: MKRTLLSMSGPSLKCLWGMVAGSLLLAAPAWAAAPVVKTVGAAGSYATIAQALASIPATVAQPIEIQLLDASYTENVLINKAGTATNTITIRPAAGVAAEITGTLTFGAGSRYVVVSGHNGTNARTLTLRQPAISRATVVFEDDAADNRLSQARVLGSCQQPGLGVVTIGNAATAGNDRNTLIDNLIANASATLPKTLIYAFNIVPEALNESITITDNDLANFTAFGLQVQSGNGSNWNISNNDFFYDQATTPTSMQTAIDFEPGTLSDNNVISGNSIGGRAAAASGGTWVNTSAEFRGIVVGCGSGISTTISNNLVSNVSLTSTTQPLTALRLEDGLTAVAGNNVTNVTNSGQGGVISLNSRTDTDLVNFTVASGQIVNVEPGGILTLTGNLRNDGVLKNAGDVLVTGSFLNSASGTYNQTSGTLEIKGDMNNQGGTFTSVGGLVKLTGSGPQLVSGGVYFNLEINGAGTKTITDDADIISQLTLTSGILATGPHTLELLEQANITESDASYVLGRVLASRTVRASNTELFGGLGLEMTPAASSVLPGATDVLRVTGTAATGSNGSQGIKRYYDVTATTANGLNLSLVMRYFTHELNGIVPANLRFFKSTDAGANWQPRGVSSSGPGYAQLNGVEGFSRWTLGDAQRPLPVGLTSLRAVRQGPQALISWTTASEINNRGFEVEVSTDGRQFRDLGFVPGQEGPATQPRAYQFLDREANKQGLRYYRLRQEDQDGKTSYFGPVTVSFQEAQAMQLSAYPTAFSGRLTVELTTPTATPVAFSLTDALGRVVWQQTQPMAAGLSTLDLAPQCPAGTYILTARLNGTVLRQRVVRQ, encoded by the coding sequence ATGAAAAGAACACTACTTTCTATGTCGGGCCCGTCGCTGAAGTGCCTGTGGGGCATGGTGGCCGGCTCGTTGCTGCTGGCGGCGCCGGCCTGGGCCGCGGCTCCGGTGGTGAAGACGGTGGGAGCCGCCGGCTCCTACGCCACCATTGCGCAGGCCCTGGCCTCCATACCGGCCACCGTTGCACAGCCCATTGAAATTCAGCTGCTTGACGCCAGCTACACCGAAAACGTGCTGATCAACAAGGCCGGCACCGCCACCAATACCATTACCATCCGGCCGGCGGCCGGCGTGGCAGCTGAAATTACCGGCACGCTCACGTTTGGGGCCGGCAGCCGCTACGTGGTAGTGAGCGGCCACAACGGCACCAACGCCCGCACGCTCACGCTGCGCCAGCCGGCCATCAGCCGGGCCACGGTGGTGTTTGAGGACGATGCCGCCGACAACCGCCTCAGCCAGGCCCGCGTGCTGGGCAGCTGCCAGCAGCCCGGCCTGGGCGTGGTCACCATCGGCAATGCGGCCACGGCCGGCAACGACCGTAACACGCTCATCGACAACCTGATTGCCAACGCCTCGGCCACGCTGCCCAAAACGCTGATCTACGCCTTCAACATCGTGCCGGAGGCGCTCAACGAGAGCATCACCATCACCGACAACGACCTGGCCAACTTCACGGCTTTTGGCCTGCAGGTGCAAAGTGGCAACGGCTCGAACTGGAACATCTCCAACAACGACTTCTTCTACGACCAGGCCACCACGCCTACGTCGATGCAGACGGCCATCGACTTCGAGCCCGGCACGCTGTCCGACAACAACGTCATCAGCGGCAACAGCATCGGGGGGCGGGCCGCGGCGGCCAGCGGCGGTACCTGGGTGAACACCAGCGCCGAGTTCCGGGGCATTGTGGTGGGCTGCGGCAGCGGCATCAGCACCACCATCAGCAACAACCTGGTAAGCAACGTGAGCCTCACCAGCACCACCCAGCCCCTGACGGCGCTGCGCCTGGAAGACGGCCTGACCGCCGTGGCCGGCAACAACGTCACGAACGTGACCAACAGCGGCCAGGGCGGCGTCATCAGCCTCAACTCCCGCACCGACACCGACCTGGTGAACTTTACGGTGGCCAGCGGCCAGATTGTGAACGTGGAGCCGGGCGGCATCCTGACCCTGACCGGCAACCTGCGCAACGACGGCGTGCTGAAAAACGCCGGCGACGTGCTGGTGACCGGTAGCTTCCTGAACAGCGCCTCGGGCACCTACAACCAGACCTCGGGCACGCTGGAAATCAAAGGCGACATGAACAACCAGGGCGGCACGTTTACGAGCGTAGGCGGCCTGGTAAAGCTGACCGGCAGCGGCCCGCAGCTGGTGAGCGGCGGCGTGTATTTCAACCTGGAAATCAACGGGGCCGGCACCAAAACCATCACCGACGACGCCGACATCATCAGCCAGCTCACGCTCACGAGCGGCATTCTGGCCACCGGCCCGCACACGCTGGAGCTGCTGGAACAGGCCAACATCACGGAGTCGGACGCGAGCTACGTGCTGGGCCGGGTGCTGGCCAGCCGCACCGTGCGGGCCAGCAACACCGAGCTGTTTGGGGGCCTGGGCCTGGAAATGACGCCCGCCGCCAGCTCCGTGCTGCCCGGCGCCACCGACGTGCTGCGCGTGACGGGCACGGCCGCCACCGGCTCCAACGGCAGCCAGGGCATCAAGCGCTACTACGACGTGACGGCCACCACCGCCAACGGTTTGAACCTGAGCCTCGTGATGCGTTATTTCACGCACGAGCTCAACGGCATTGTGCCCGCCAACCTGCGCTTTTTCAAGTCCACGGATGCGGGCGCGAACTGGCAGCCGCGCGGCGTGAGCAGCAGCGGCCCCGGCTACGCCCAGCTCAACGGCGTGGAGGGCTTCTCGCGCTGGACCCTCGGCGACGCGCAGCGGCCGCTGCCGGTGGGCCTTACCTCGCTGCGGGCCGTGCGCCAGGGCCCGCAGGCGCTGATTTCCTGGACGACGGCCTCCGAAATCAACAACCGTGGCTTCGAGGTGGAAGTGAGCACCGATGGCCGGCAGTTCCGGGACCTGGGCTTCGTGCCCGGCCAGGAGGGCCCGGCCACCCAGCCCCGCGCCTACCAGTTCCTGGACCGCGAGGCCAACAAGCAGGGCCTGCGCTACTACCGCCTGCGCCAGGAAGACCAGGACGGCAAAACCAGCTACTTCGGCCCCGTTACGGTGTCGTTCCAGGAAGCGCAAGCCATGCAGCTGTCCGCCTACCCTACGGCCTTCAGCGGCCGCCTCACCGTGGAGCTGACTACGCCCACCGCCACGCCGGTAGCCTTCTCGCTCACCGACGCCTTGGGCCGGGTGGTCTGGCAGCAAACCCAGCCGATGGCCGCTGGCCTCAGCACCCTGGACCTGGCCCCGCAGTGCCCCGCCGGAACCTACATCCTGACGGCCCGCCTCAACGGTACCGTGCTACGCCAGCGTGTAGTACGCCAGTAG
- a CDS encoding metallophosphoesterase family protein, with the protein MARYASTDLHGCLATFRHLLEHTLHLQPTDELYLLGDYVNKGPDSCGVLDYLMQLTARGYQVHCLRGNHDQELLDAAQGRHQLTWASAADRQQTLASFGIARPEDLAPRYLRWLSDLPHQLDIPGFTLVHAGYDFRLPPAQMRHDWHTMLNVKQFTLDASRLQGRRLLHGHVPTPTAEVQRRVQARAGAIGLDTGCVYRHNPELAHLAALNLDTFELTLVPNREAPYAIARRA; encoded by the coding sequence ATGGCCCGCTACGCTTCCACCGACCTGCATGGCTGCCTGGCCACCTTCCGGCACCTGCTGGAGCACACGCTGCACCTGCAGCCCACCGACGAGCTCTACCTACTGGGCGACTACGTCAACAAAGGCCCCGACAGCTGCGGCGTGCTCGACTACCTGATGCAGCTGACCGCCCGCGGCTACCAGGTGCACTGCCTGCGCGGCAACCACGACCAGGAGCTGCTCGACGCGGCGCAGGGGCGCCACCAGCTCACTTGGGCCTCTGCCGCCGACCGCCAGCAAACGCTGGCCAGCTTCGGCATAGCGCGGCCCGAGGACCTGGCGCCGCGCTACCTGCGCTGGCTGAGCGACCTGCCGCACCAGCTCGATATTCCGGGCTTCACGCTGGTACACGCCGGCTATGACTTCCGGCTGCCGCCCGCTCAGATGCGCCACGACTGGCACACCATGCTCAACGTCAAGCAGTTTACCCTGGATGCCTCGCGCCTGCAGGGCCGGCGCCTGCTGCACGGCCACGTGCCTACCCCCACCGCCGAGGTGCAGCGCCGCGTGCAGGCCCGGGCCGGCGCTATCGGGCTGGATACGGGCTGCGTGTACCGCCACAACCCGGAGTTGGCCCACCTGGCGGCCCTCAACCTCGACACGTTTGAGCTGACGCTGGTGCCCAACCGCGAAGCTCCGTATGCCATAGCCCGCCGCGCCTAG
- a CDS encoding NADAR family protein: MSAADSPAIRSVESLLHHLEAGAAVKYLYFWGHTGAGRVGKEVFSQWYPAPFALEGDTYATAEHYMMAEKARLFQDEATRQAILASSHPDQAKKLGRTVRNFDEARWNDARFAVVVRGNAAKFSQHPALREFLLGTGARVLVEASPVDPVWGIGMAQSHPQAANPTNWRGLNLLGFALMEVRAQLG, from the coding sequence ATGTCCGCCGCCGACTCACCCGCTATTCGTTCTGTCGAGAGCCTGCTGCACCATCTGGAGGCTGGCGCGGCTGTGAAGTATCTGTATTTCTGGGGCCATACCGGGGCCGGCCGCGTCGGCAAGGAGGTGTTCAGCCAATGGTATCCGGCGCCTTTCGCGCTGGAAGGCGACACTTACGCCACCGCCGAGCACTACATGATGGCCGAAAAAGCCCGCCTGTTTCAGGACGAAGCCACCCGGCAGGCCATCCTGGCTTCCTCCCATCCCGACCAGGCTAAGAAGCTGGGCCGCACCGTCCGGAACTTCGACGAAGCCCGCTGGAATGACGCCCGCTTCGCGGTAGTGGTGCGCGGTAATGCTGCCAAGTTCAGCCAGCATCCGGCGCTGCGGGAGTTTCTGCTGGGCACGGGCGCCCGCGTGCTGGTAGAGGCCAGCCCCGTGGACCCGGTATGGGGCATCGGGATGGCGCAGAGCCACCCGCAGGCCGCCAATCCGACCAACTGGCGCGGCCTCAACCTGCTGGGCTTTGCGTTGATGGAAGTGCGGGCGCAGCTTGGATAG
- a CDS encoding 4a-hydroxytetrahydrobiopterin dehydratase translates to MWTETDNTLTRTFRFPDFKVAFSFMTDVAEEAEHQQHHPWWSNEYNVVSFRLHTHDAGNTVTDKDHALAAAIDQLAAEYGGQ, encoded by the coding sequence ATGTGGACCGAAACCGATAACACCCTGACCCGCACCTTCCGCTTCCCCGACTTCAAAGTGGCCTTCAGCTTCATGACCGACGTGGCCGAGGAAGCCGAGCACCAGCAGCACCACCCCTGGTGGAGCAACGAGTACAACGTAGTCAGCTTCCGCCTGCACACCCACGACGCCGGCAACACCGTCACCGACAAAGACCACGCTCTGGCCGCCGCCATCGACCAACTGGCAGCCGAGTACGGCGGGCAGTAG
- the rsmI gene encoding 16S rRNA (cytidine(1402)-2'-O)-methyltransferase yields MADAPKTLLYLVPTPIGNLEDITLRAIRILGEVDTVLAEDTRTSGRLLQHLGLKKPMLSYHLHNEHQQVQRLLERLERGETMALVSDAGTPGISDPGFLLVRECLARGLRVECLPGATAFVPALLKSGFGAERFTFEGFLPVKKGRQTRLQELVHEHRTMIFYESPHRIVKTLEQLAAVLGPERPASVSRELTKLFEETVTAPLAELAANFAARAAIKGEIVLVVQGREKEERIKQDRYATDDRDE; encoded by the coding sequence ATGGCTGACGCTCCCAAAACCCTGCTTTACCTCGTGCCCACGCCCATCGGCAACCTGGAGGATATCACCCTGCGGGCCATCCGGATTCTGGGCGAAGTGGACACGGTGCTGGCCGAAGACACCCGCACCAGCGGCCGCCTGCTGCAGCACCTGGGCCTGAAAAAGCCCATGCTCAGCTACCACCTCCACAACGAGCACCAGCAGGTGCAGCGGCTGCTGGAGCGCCTGGAGCGCGGCGAAACCATGGCCCTGGTATCCGACGCCGGCACGCCCGGCATCTCCGACCCCGGCTTTCTGTTGGTGCGCGAATGTCTGGCCCGGGGCCTGCGGGTGGAGTGCCTGCCGGGCGCCACGGCCTTCGTGCCGGCGCTGCTCAAGTCGGGTTTTGGAGCCGAGCGGTTCACGTTCGAGGGCTTTCTGCCCGTGAAGAAGGGCCGCCAGACCCGCCTGCAGGAGCTGGTGCACGAGCACCGCACCATGATTTTCTACGAGTCGCCGCACCGGATTGTGAAGACGCTGGAGCAGCTGGCCGCCGTGCTGGGCCCCGAGCGCCCCGCCTCCGTGAGCCGCGAGCTGACCAAGCTGTTCGAGGAAACAGTGACGGCCCCGCTGGCCGAGCTGGCTGCCAACTTCGCCGCCCGCGCCGCCATCAAAGGCGAGATTGTGCTGGTAGTGCAGGGCCGCGAAAAGGAAGAACGCATCAAGCAAGACCGCTACGCAACCGATGACCGTGACGAATAA
- the lnt gene encoding apolipoprotein N-acyltransferase translates to MTVTNNPTLTSAESAAPTVGRLAYWLPSLLALLSAALLWLGWPVHPGPLALVLLVAWVPFLRLEQLLVQRGASGWKVFRYAYLSLLLWNAFTTYWVSYSTLGGGITAVVLNALMMSAPVMAFYHTKRLAGSVLGYLSLPIYWIAFEQLHLHWDLTWPWLTLGNGFAQANYLVQWYEYTGFLGGSVWMWAVNILAFGALYRRPATDGPARRWLAPLVAALLPIGLSYFIGSNYQEKGAAAEVVVIQPNVDPFLEKFSSTPNFIPYDEQLSRLIRLTEQQLTPQTRLVLWPETALEEPYFEQSFDANPKIQRVRNFLGQHPGLELITGITSITQYPSKETATSTARFRDDLGYYDVSNTAVHFPGVTGPVTFYHKSRLVPGVEKVPVALASLINNIDLGGFVGSYGSQDERTVFQTATPGLRLAPSICYESVYGDFMAEYVKRGATLIGIITNDGWWSDSPGHQQHVQYATLRAIETRRDVARSANTGISAFINQKGEFLVRTAWWTQDARRYTVHLNTEQTFYVRHGELIGPACQALAALLLGFTVVQGVRRRQPVVS, encoded by the coding sequence ATGACCGTGACGAATAACCCCACCCTGACTTCCGCCGAATCGGCCGCGCCCACCGTCGGCCGCCTGGCCTACTGGCTGCCCAGTTTGCTGGCGCTGCTGAGCGCGGCGCTGCTGTGGCTGGGCTGGCCGGTGCACCCCGGCCCGCTGGCGCTGGTGTTGCTGGTGGCCTGGGTGCCGTTTCTGCGCCTAGAGCAGCTGCTGGTGCAGCGCGGGGCCAGCGGCTGGAAGGTGTTTCGCTACGCCTACCTCAGTTTGCTGCTCTGGAACGCCTTCACCACCTACTGGGTGAGCTACAGCACGCTGGGCGGCGGCATCACGGCCGTGGTGCTCAACGCCTTGATGATGAGCGCGCCCGTTATGGCGTTCTACCACACCAAGCGGCTGGCCGGTTCGGTGCTGGGCTATCTGTCGTTGCCCATCTACTGGATTGCCTTCGAACAGCTGCACCTGCACTGGGACCTCACCTGGCCCTGGCTCACGCTTGGCAACGGCTTCGCGCAGGCCAACTACCTGGTGCAGTGGTACGAGTACACCGGCTTCCTGGGCGGCTCCGTCTGGATGTGGGCCGTGAACATCCTGGCGTTTGGGGCGCTGTATCGGCGCCCGGCCACGGATGGCCCGGCCCGGCGCTGGCTGGCTCCGCTGGTAGCGGCGCTGCTGCCCATCGGCCTGTCGTATTTCATCGGCAGCAACTACCAGGAAAAGGGCGCGGCCGCCGAGGTGGTGGTGATTCAGCCCAATGTCGACCCGTTCCTGGAGAAGTTCAGCAGCACGCCCAACTTCATTCCCTACGACGAGCAGCTCAGCCGCCTGATCCGCCTCACCGAGCAGCAGCTTACGCCCCAGACGCGGCTGGTGCTCTGGCCCGAAACGGCGCTGGAAGAACCGTATTTCGAGCAGTCGTTTGATGCCAACCCCAAGATTCAGCGGGTGCGCAATTTCCTGGGCCAGCACCCCGGCCTGGAGCTGATTACGGGCATCACCAGCATCACGCAGTACCCTTCCAAGGAAACCGCCACGTCCACCGCCCGCTTCCGCGACGACCTCGGCTACTACGACGTGTCGAACACGGCCGTGCACTTCCCGGGCGTCACGGGGCCCGTGACGTTCTACCACAAGTCTAGGCTGGTGCCGGGCGTGGAAAAGGTGCCGGTGGCGCTGGCCTCGCTCATCAACAACATCGACTTGGGCGGCTTCGTGGGCTCCTACGGCAGCCAGGACGAGCGCACCGTGTTCCAGACCGCCACGCCCGGCCTGCGCCTAGCCCCCAGCATCTGCTACGAGTCGGTGTACGGCGACTTCATGGCTGAATACGTGAAGCGCGGCGCCACCCTCATCGGCATCATCACCAACGACGGCTGGTGGTCCGATTCGCCCGGCCACCAGCAGCACGTGCAGTACGCCACCTTGCGCGCCATCGAAACCCGCCGCGACGTAGCCCGTTCAGCTAACACGGGCATTTCGGCCTTCATCAACCAGAAAGGCGAGTTCCTGGTGCGCACCGCCTGGTGGACGCAGGACGCCCGACGCTACACCGTGCACCTCAACACCGAGCAGACATTCTACGTCCGCCACGGCGAGCTGATCGGGCCCGCCTGCCAGGCGCTGGCGGCGCTGCTGCTGGGCTTTACGGTGGTGCAAGGTGTGCGGCGCCGGCAGCCCGTAGTATCGTAG
- a CDS encoding inositol monophosphatase family protein, which yields MDYNEISFQLAAVTRHAGQFIRQEAATFHRGQIESKGVHDLVSYVDKETEKLLVAGLREVLPEAGFITEEGTEGADRAEEFNWIIDPLDGTTNFVHGLPVYSVSVGLIRGQELVAGVVYEVVRDECFRAAKGAGAFCNELPIHVSDVPDLNSSLIATGFPYHDFGLMDDYLQVLASFMRKSHGVRRLGSAAVDLAYVAAGRFEGFFEFNLNSYDVSAGLLLVTEAGGRTTEFLQDGDPLFGRQVLASNGHVHQEMQDTIREFWK from the coding sequence ATGGATTACAACGAAATCAGCTTTCAGCTGGCGGCCGTAACGCGGCACGCCGGGCAGTTCATCCGCCAAGAGGCGGCTACTTTTCACCGCGGCCAGATTGAGAGCAAAGGCGTCCACGACCTGGTGTCGTACGTGGACAAGGAAACCGAGAAGCTGCTGGTAGCGGGCCTGCGCGAGGTGCTGCCCGAGGCCGGCTTCATCACCGAGGAAGGCACCGAGGGCGCCGACCGCGCCGAGGAGTTCAACTGGATTATCGACCCGCTCGACGGCACCACCAACTTCGTGCACGGCCTGCCCGTGTACTCCGTGAGCGTAGGTTTGATCCGGGGGCAGGAGCTGGTAGCGGGCGTGGTGTACGAGGTGGTGCGCGACGAATGCTTCCGGGCCGCCAAAGGCGCCGGGGCCTTCTGCAACGAGCTGCCCATCCACGTCAGCGACGTGCCCGACCTCAACAGCTCGCTCATTGCCACCGGCTTCCCTTACCACGATTTTGGGCTGATGGACGACTACCTGCAGGTGCTGGCCTCGTTCATGCGCAAGTCGCACGGCGTGCGGCGGCTGGGCTCGGCGGCCGTAGACCTGGCCTACGTGGCGGCCGGCCGCTTCGAGGGCTTCTTCGAGTTTAACCTCAACTCCTACGACGTGTCGGCCGGCTTGCTGCTCGTGACCGAGGCCGGCGGCCGCACCACCGAGTTTCTGCAGGACGGCGACCCGCTGTTTGGGCGGCAGGTGCTGGCCTCCAACGGCCACGTGCACCAGGAAATGCAGGATACCATCCGGGAGTTCTGGAAGTAG
- a CDS encoding amidohydrolase family protein — MKHLLFCLPLLTALTAAAQVPMPAPAQSKPILLVGGNLHVGNGTVVSDAAVAFDKGRITYAGAQSGFAQRAGYEVIDVKGQEVYPGLILPNTTLGLTEVESIRATVDEQEVGLMNPNVRSLIAYNTDSDIIPTVRTNGVLLAQITPRGGMLSGQSSIVQLDAWNWQDAAVRPDDGLHLNWPAMVLKLNPAEDEKAVERRTKERQTQLRDLEAMLTEAAAYKSLPAGHRENLRLSALSGIFDGSKTLFIHADYGKEIVEAVSFAKRLGAQKVAVVGARDAWMMLDFLKQHDIAVVLSRTHALPRRPGDDYDLPYRLPGILQQAGIRYCLDYEGSMETAGSRNLAFIAGTSAGFGLTPEQALTAVTLSPARILGIDKDYGSLETGKSATLVVSSGDLLDMRTNNVTHAYIDGRAFSSENKQLYLNRKFKSKYSLK; from the coding sequence ATGAAACACCTACTGTTCTGCTTACCCCTGCTGACGGCCCTGACGGCGGCGGCACAGGTACCTATGCCGGCCCCGGCCCAAAGCAAGCCGATTCTGCTGGTGGGGGGCAACCTGCACGTGGGCAACGGCACGGTGGTGTCCGACGCCGCCGTGGCCTTCGACAAAGGCCGCATCACCTACGCGGGCGCCCAAAGCGGCTTCGCGCAACGCGCCGGCTACGAGGTGATTGACGTGAAAGGCCAGGAAGTGTACCCCGGGCTGATTCTGCCCAACACCACGCTGGGCCTCACCGAAGTGGAATCCATCCGGGCGACGGTGGACGAGCAGGAAGTGGGCCTGATGAACCCCAACGTCCGCTCCCTGATTGCCTACAACACCGACTCCGACATCATCCCGACGGTGCGCACCAACGGCGTGCTGCTGGCCCAGATTACGCCCCGCGGCGGGATGCTGTCGGGCCAGAGCAGCATTGTGCAGCTCGATGCTTGGAACTGGCAGGACGCCGCCGTGCGCCCCGACGACGGCCTGCACCTGAACTGGCCGGCCATGGTGCTCAAGCTCAACCCCGCCGAAGATGAAAAAGCGGTGGAGCGCCGCACCAAAGAGCGCCAGACCCAGCTGCGCGACCTGGAAGCCATGCTCACCGAAGCCGCCGCCTACAAGAGCCTGCCGGCCGGCCACCGCGAAAACCTACGGCTGTCGGCGCTGAGCGGCATTTTTGACGGCTCCAAAACCCTGTTTATCCACGCCGACTACGGCAAGGAAATAGTGGAAGCCGTGAGCTTCGCCAAGCGGCTGGGTGCGCAGAAAGTGGCCGTGGTGGGCGCCCGCGACGCCTGGATGATGCTGGATTTCCTGAAGCAGCACGACATTGCCGTGGTGCTCTCGCGCACCCACGCCCTGCCCCGCCGCCCCGGCGACGACTACGACCTGCCCTACCGGCTGCCCGGCATTCTGCAGCAGGCCGGCATCCGCTACTGCCTTGATTATGAAGGCAGCATGGAAACGGCCGGCTCGCGCAACCTGGCCTTCATTGCGGGCACCTCGGCCGGCTTCGGCCTCACCCCGGAGCAGGCCCTGACGGCCGTCACGCTCAGCCCCGCCCGCATCCTGGGTATCGATAAGGACTACGGCAGCCTGGAAACCGGCAAAAGTGCCACCCTGGTGGTCAGCAGCGGCGACCTGCTGGACATGCGCACCAACAACGTCACTCACGCCTACATCGACGGCCGCGCGTTCAGCTCCGAGAACAAGCAGCTCTATCTGAACCGCAAGTTCAAGAGCAAGTACAGCCTGAAGTGA